In a genomic window of [Empedobacter] haloabium:
- the glyS gene encoding glycine--tRNA ligase subunit beta, giving the protein MTQTLLIELLTEELPPKALSKLGAAFAAGIVNGLKARDYLEEDSVATTYATPRRLAVSITKVRDVSPDKSIREKVLPVTVALDKDGNPTAPLAKKLAALGFPDLQVADLERAQDGKAESFFYTYTAPGAPLQAGLQTALEESVAKLPIPKVMSYQRPDGATVQFVRPAHSLIALYGDQVLPLTLLGLTAANVTDGHRFLTAPGQRAVTVPHADAYASTLVDQAKVIPSFEARKEQIRKALLDKAGADQVLMPEALLEEVTSLVEWPVVYECHFEEEFLAVPQECLILTMQTNQKYFALTDANGKLRSRFLIVSNIATDTPQAIIGGNERVVRPRLSDAKFFFEQDKKKTLESRLPLLKNVVYHNKLGTQAERSERVTGLAKAIAARLNGDVALAERAARLSKADLLTDMVGEFPELQGIMGTYYARHDGEPEDVALAASEHYQPRFAGDALPSTATGTAVALADKLETLVGIWAIGLQPTGDKDPFALRRHALGVLRMLIEKRLPLAISDLLADAVAQFGGVANFKDPSAEVMAFFMDRLRGILRERGFTPNEIEAVVAQNPDRLDDIVQRLEAVQAFAALPESASLAGANKRITNILKKNEEALAQAGSVNPALLQDTAEKNLAAAVTRVQPEVDAAFGAGDFTGTLKTLAQLRDDVDAFFNDVMVMADDIALRNNRLALLSSLHGMMNRVADISKLAA; this is encoded by the coding sequence ATGACCCAGACTCTCCTGATTGAACTGCTGACCGAAGAACTGCCGCCGAAGGCCCTGTCCAAGCTGGGCGCCGCCTTTGCCGCCGGCATCGTGAACGGCCTGAAGGCGCGCGACTACCTAGAAGAGGACAGCGTCGCCACCACCTACGCCACGCCGCGCCGCCTGGCCGTCTCGATCACCAAGGTGCGCGACGTCTCGCCGGACAAATCGATCCGCGAAAAAGTGCTGCCCGTGACGGTCGCCCTGGACAAGGACGGCAACCCGACCGCGCCGCTGGCGAAAAAACTGGCCGCGCTGGGCTTCCCCGACCTGCAGGTGGCCGACCTGGAACGCGCCCAGGACGGCAAGGCGGAAAGCTTCTTCTACACGTACACGGCCCCCGGCGCCCCGCTGCAGGCCGGCCTGCAGACGGCGCTGGAGGAATCGGTCGCCAAGCTGCCCATCCCGAAGGTGATGAGCTACCAGCGCCCGGACGGCGCCACCGTGCAGTTCGTGCGCCCGGCGCACAGCCTGATCGCCCTGTACGGCGACCAGGTGCTGCCACTGACCCTGCTGGGCCTGACCGCCGCCAACGTCACGGACGGCCACCGCTTCCTGACGGCCCCGGGCCAGCGCGCCGTGACGGTGCCGCACGCCGATGCCTATGCCAGCACCCTGGTCGACCAGGCCAAGGTGATCCCGTCGTTCGAAGCGCGCAAGGAACAGATCCGCAAGGCGCTGCTGGACAAGGCCGGGGCCGACCAGGTCCTGATGCCCGAAGCGCTGCTGGAGGAAGTGACGTCGCTGGTCGAATGGCCGGTCGTCTACGAATGCCATTTCGAGGAAGAGTTCCTGGCCGTGCCGCAGGAATGCCTGATCCTCACCATGCAAACGAACCAGAAATACTTCGCCCTGACGGACGCCAACGGCAAGCTGCGTTCGCGCTTCCTGATCGTCTCGAACATCGCCACCGACACGCCGCAAGCCATCATCGGCGGCAATGAGCGCGTGGTGCGCCCGCGCCTGTCGGACGCCAAGTTTTTCTTCGAGCAGGACAAGAAGAAGACGCTGGAGTCGCGCCTGCCGCTGCTGAAGAACGTCGTCTACCACAACAAGCTGGGCACGCAGGCCGAGCGCAGCGAGCGCGTGACCGGCCTGGCCAAGGCCATCGCGGCGCGCCTGAATGGCGACGTGGCGCTGGCCGAGCGGGCCGCGCGCCTGTCGAAAGCCGACCTGCTGACCGATATGGTGGGCGAGTTCCCGGAACTGCAGGGCATCATGGGCACCTACTACGCCCGTCATGACGGCGAACCGGAAGACGTGGCGCTGGCCGCCTCCGAACACTACCAGCCGCGCTTTGCCGGCGACGCCCTGCCCTCGACCGCCACCGGCACTGCCGTGGCATTGGCCGACAAGCTGGAAACCCTGGTCGGCATCTGGGCCATCGGCCTGCAGCCGACCGGCGACAAGGACCCGTTCGCGCTGCGCCGCCACGCCCTGGGCGTGCTGCGCATGCTGATCGAGAAGCGCCTGCCGCTGGCGATCTCGGACCTGCTGGCCGACGCCGTCGCGCAGTTCGGCGGCGTGGCCAACTTCAAGGACCCGTCGGCCGAGGTGATGGCGTTCTTCATGGACCGCCTGCGCGGCATCCTGCGCGAGCGCGGCTTCACGCCGAACGAGATCGAGGCCGTGGTGGCGCAGAATCCGGACCGCCTGGACGACATCGTGCAGCGCCTGGAAGCGGTGCAAGCGTTTGCCGCGCTGCCCGAGTCGGCTTCGCTGGCCGGCGCCAACAAGCGCATCACCAACATCCTCAAGAAGAACGAGGAAGCGCTGGCGCAGGCCGGCAGCGTGAATCCGGCCCTGTTGCAGGACACGGCGGAGAAGAACCTGGCCGCCGCCGTCACGCGCGTGCAGCCGGAAGTGGATGCCGCGTTCGGCGCGGGCGACTTCACCGGCACCCTGAAAACGCTGGCGCAGCTGCGCGACGACGTCGACGCCTTCTTCAACGACGTGATGGTGATGGCCGACGACATCGCGCTGCGCAACAACCGCCTGGCGCTGCTGTCGTCCCTGCACGGCATGATGAACCGCGTCGCCGACATCTCGAAACTGGCGGCGTAA
- the glyQ gene encoding glycine--tRNA ligase subunit alpha yields MLTFQQIILTLQSYWDKQGCALLQPYDMEVGAGTFHTGTFLRAIGPEPWRAAYVQPSRRPKDGRYGENPNRLQHYYQYQVVLKPAPENILDLYLGSLAALGLDLKQNDVRFVEDDWESPTLGAWGLGWEVWLNGMEVTQFTYFQQVGGLDCKPVLGEITYGIERLAMYLQGVENVYDLVWTEWEEHGVKKTLKYGDVFHQNEVEQSTYNFEHANTELLFAQFANHEAEAKRLVELQLTLPAYEQIMKASHSFNMLDARGAISVTERAAYIGRVRTLSRLVAQAYYDSRERLGFPMLDSATAQ; encoded by the coding sequence ATGCTCACATTTCAACAAATCATCCTGACGCTGCAATCCTATTGGGACAAGCAGGGTTGCGCGCTGCTCCAGCCGTACGACATGGAAGTCGGCGCGGGCACCTTCCACACCGGTACCTTCCTGCGCGCGATCGGCCCCGAGCCATGGCGCGCCGCCTACGTGCAGCCGTCGCGCCGCCCGAAGGACGGCCGCTATGGCGAAAACCCGAACCGCCTGCAGCACTACTACCAGTACCAGGTGGTGCTGAAACCGGCGCCGGAAAACATCCTGGACCTGTATCTGGGATCGCTGGCCGCGCTGGGCCTGGACCTGAAGCAGAACGACGTGCGCTTCGTGGAAGACGACTGGGAAAGCCCGACCCTGGGCGCCTGGGGCCTGGGCTGGGAAGTCTGGCTGAACGGCATGGAGGTCACGCAGTTCACCTACTTCCAGCAGGTCGGCGGCCTCGATTGCAAGCCCGTGCTGGGCGAGATCACCTATGGCATCGAGCGCCTGGCGATGTACCTGCAGGGTGTCGAGAACGTGTATGACCTGGTCTGGACCGAGTGGGAAGAACACGGCGTGAAAAAGACGCTGAAGTACGGCGACGTGTTCCACCAGAACGAAGTGGAGCAATCCACCTACAACTTCGAGCACGCCAATACCGAGCTGCTGTTCGCGCAGTTCGCCAACCACGAGGCGGAAGCCAAGCGCCTGGTCGAGCTGCAACTGACCCTGCCGGCCTACGAGCAGATCATGAAGGCCTCGCACAGCTTCAATATGCTGGACGCGCGCGGCGCCATCTCCGTGACCGAACGCGCCGCCTACATCGGCCGCGTGCGCACGCTGTCGCGCCTCGTCGCGCAAGCCTACTACGACTCCCGCGAACGCCTCGGCTTCCCGATGCTGGACAGCGCCACCGCACAATGA
- the lnt gene encoding apolipoprotein N-acyltransferase: MRLRRARPGEPSAPPRSTRSRMLIAALAGAASVFSFAPFGWWPLQLLTLAILFYQVLRANSVKAGALVGWAFGFGWCLTGVHWLTIVLPRFGLPPVLAWAAIILLSVYLGGHCALAMGAAAWLRQRWVLSLPAANLLVLPACWAISEWTRGWLFTGFPWASAGYAHNVSPLAGFAPVLGVYGIGWIAAITAGALLLLMHRTRKGALALIGALWLGGFGLQQVQWTEAVGKPLAVRLVQGNIALSDKFNPDHLGQTLAYYQRAVTAAPADLIAIPETGLPLFPQQMPTGYLDSYGQFARRSGSAIVLGMPLADSPTRYSNSVLGLAPALANPYRYDKHHLVPFGEFIPMGFRWFTDLMNIPLGDQTRGEALQRAFAVKDQRVLPNICYENAFGEEIAAQLRNGSARGGEATLLLNVAELAWYGESVAIPQHLQISQMRSLETGRPMLSATNTGPTVVIDARGQVQASLPYYQAGVLAASVQGMSGRTPYIVTQNYLLFALTGISLLAAWLWSRRKAAAAA; encoded by the coding sequence ATGCGCCTGCGCCGCGCCCGCCCGGGCGAGCCGTCCGCGCCACCCCGTTCCACCCGCAGCCGCATGCTCATCGCCGCCCTCGCGGGCGCGGCGAGCGTGTTCTCGTTCGCCCCGTTCGGCTGGTGGCCGCTGCAGCTGCTTACCCTTGCCATCCTGTTCTATCAGGTACTGCGCGCGAACTCCGTCAAGGCCGGCGCGCTGGTGGGCTGGGCATTCGGCTTCGGCTGGTGCCTGACGGGAGTGCACTGGCTGACGATCGTGCTGCCGCGTTTCGGCTTGCCGCCCGTACTGGCGTGGGCCGCCATCATACTGTTGTCCGTGTACCTGGGTGGGCACTGTGCGTTGGCGATGGGCGCTGCCGCCTGGCTGCGCCAACGCTGGGTGCTGTCGCTGCCGGCAGCGAACCTGCTGGTGCTGCCGGCCTGCTGGGCCATTTCCGAATGGACGCGTGGCTGGCTGTTCACGGGCTTCCCGTGGGCCTCCGCCGGCTACGCTCACAACGTTTCGCCCCTGGCGGGCTTCGCACCCGTGCTGGGCGTCTACGGCATCGGCTGGATTGCTGCGATCACGGCCGGGGCCTTGCTGCTGCTGATGCATCGTACCCGCAAGGGCGCGCTGGCACTGATCGGCGCATTATGGCTGGGCGGCTTCGGACTGCAGCAGGTGCAGTGGACCGAGGCGGTCGGCAAGCCGCTGGCCGTTCGCCTCGTGCAGGGCAATATCGCGCTGTCGGACAAATTCAATCCGGATCATCTCGGCCAAACGCTGGCTTATTATCAACGCGCCGTCACCGCCGCGCCGGCCGACCTGATCGCGATCCCGGAAACGGGCCTGCCGCTGTTTCCCCAGCAGATGCCAACCGGCTACCTGGACAGCTACGGCCAGTTCGCCCGTCGCAGCGGCAGCGCCATCGTGCTGGGCATGCCGCTGGCCGACAGCCCGACCCGCTATTCGAACAGTGTCCTGGGCCTCGCGCCCGCACTGGCCAACCCATACCGCTACGACAAGCATCACCTCGTGCCATTTGGCGAATTCATTCCAATGGGCTTTCGCTGGTTCACGGACCTGATGAATATTCCGCTGGGCGACCAGACCAGGGGCGAGGCGCTGCAGCGCGCGTTCGCGGTAAAAGACCAGCGAGTCCTGCCGAACATCTGCTACGAGAACGCGTTCGGCGAGGAAATCGCGGCGCAACTGCGCAACGGGTCGGCCAGGGGCGGAGAGGCCACCCTGCTATTGAACGTCGCCGAGCTGGCCTGGTATGGCGAGTCGGTGGCGATTCCACAGCACTTGCAGATCTCGCAGATGCGTTCCCTGGAGACCGGCCGGCCGATGCTGTCGGCCACCAACACGGGACCTACGGTCGTGATCGACGCCCGCGGGCAGGTCCAGGCCAGCCTGCCGTATTACCAGGCGGGCGTGCTGGCGGCAAGTGTGCAGGGGATGTCGGGCCGAACGCCCTATATCGTGACGCAAAACTACCTGTTGTTCGCGCTCACCGGGATCAGCCTGCTGGCGGCCTGGCTGTGGTCGCGCCGCAAGGCGGCCGCCGCGGCGTGA
- a CDS encoding transporter associated domain-containing protein → MQEHSSSVRNDAKPHRSLLERLTALISPEPENRSELLEVLHEAHERNLIDADALSMIEGVFQVSDLSARDIMVPRSQMDVIDISKPIDEWMPLVLETAHSRFPAIEGERDKVVGILLAKDLLRYYAEESFDVRDMLRPAIFIPESKRLNVLLRDFRANHNHMAIVVDEYSGVAGLITIEDVLEQIVGDIEDEYDFDEEEDNIISIKEGQLGPRWRVKALTEIAQFNEELDVELSDEDVDTIGGLVAKHLARMPHKGDVFDIDNLRFEVLRADARQIHVLTVEKLPPAIDEQD, encoded by the coding sequence ATGCAAGAGCACTCTAGTAGCGTCAGGAATGACGCTAAACCACACCGATCGCTCCTCGAGCGACTCACCGCCCTGATTTCCCCTGAGCCCGAGAACCGCTCGGAACTGCTCGAAGTCCTGCACGAAGCCCACGAACGCAACCTGATCGATGCCGACGCGCTGTCGATGATCGAAGGTGTGTTCCAGGTCTCGGACCTGTCCGCCCGCGACATCATGGTGCCGCGCTCGCAGATGGACGTCATCGACATCTCCAAGCCGATCGACGAATGGATGCCGCTGGTGCTGGAAACGGCCCATTCGCGCTTCCCCGCCATCGAGGGCGAGCGCGACAAGGTGGTCGGCATCCTGCTGGCGAAAGACCTGCTGCGCTACTACGCCGAGGAATCGTTCGACGTGCGCGACATGCTGCGCCCGGCCATCTTCATCCCCGAGTCGAAGCGCCTGAACGTGCTGCTGCGCGACTTCCGCGCCAATCACAACCACATGGCCATCGTTGTCGACGAATACAGCGGCGTGGCTGGCCTGATCACGATCGAGGACGTGCTGGAACAGATCGTCGGCGACATCGAGGACGAATACGACTTCGACGAGGAAGAAGACAACATCATCTCCATCAAGGAGGGCCAGCTGGGGCCGCGCTGGCGCGTCAAGGCACTGACCGAGATCGCCCAGTTCAACGAGGAGCTCGATGTCGAACTGTCCGACGAGGACGTCGACACCATCGGCGGCCTGGTGGCGAAACACCTGGCGCGCATGCCGCACAAGGGCGACGTGTTCGACATCGACAACCTGCGCTTCGAAGTGCTGCGTGCGGATGCCCGCCAGATCCACGTATTGACGGTCGAGAAGCTGCCACCGGCCATCGACGAGCAGGACTGA
- a CDS encoding transporter — protein MNSLAQVEYGSDQCGLVCGYLFGREARPQPIGAAAAAAWLDGRAAHPEEFVWLHFNLANTVSERWLREHVALEDEFYDCLHAGSRSTRIEQAGNTLVAVVNDVLRDFSFEPSDIASLVLSVERQVVISARRSPLQSVERLRQAVLRGEPMGASPVLLTHLLRDQADVLIRIVRDATGRVDGIEDNLLSGQLKYKRADLGALRRVLVRLQRLLAPEPAALFRLLQRPPGWVRDTDRQELREASEEFAVALNDIASLQERIKLLQEEIAALVNEANNRSLYVLTIVTVLALPINIIAGLLGMNVGGVPLAGDAGGFWIIAGIVAVFTAVAGWVVVRKRRELE, from the coding sequence ATGAACAGCTTGGCGCAAGTGGAATACGGATCGGACCAGTGCGGGCTGGTGTGCGGCTACCTGTTCGGCCGGGAGGCCCGGCCGCAGCCCATCGGCGCGGCGGCCGCCGCCGCGTGGCTGGACGGGCGCGCGGCGCATCCGGAGGAGTTCGTCTGGCTGCACTTCAACCTTGCCAACACCGTCAGCGAGCGCTGGCTGCGCGAGCATGTGGCGCTGGAGGACGAGTTCTACGACTGCCTGCATGCCGGCTCGCGCTCGACCCGCATCGAGCAGGCCGGCAATACGCTGGTGGCGGTCGTCAACGACGTGCTGCGCGACTTTTCGTTCGAGCCCTCCGATATCGCCAGCCTGGTGCTGTCGGTCGAGCGCCAGGTCGTCATCAGCGCGCGCCGCAGCCCGCTGCAATCGGTCGAGCGGCTGCGCCAGGCCGTGCTGCGCGGCGAGCCGATGGGCGCTTCGCCGGTGCTGCTGACGCACCTGCTGCGCGACCAGGCCGACGTGTTGATCCGCATCGTGCGCGACGCCACCGGCCGGGTCGACGGCATCGAGGACAACCTGCTGTCCGGCCAGTTGAAGTACAAGCGCGCCGACCTGGGCGCGCTGCGGCGCGTGCTGGTGCGCCTGCAACGGCTGCTGGCGCCGGAGCCGGCCGCGCTGTTCCGTCTGTTGCAGCGGCCGCCCGGCTGGGTGCGCGACACGGACCGGCAGGAGCTGCGCGAGGCCAGCGAGGAGTTCGCGGTGGCGCTGAACGACATCGCGTCGCTGCAGGAACGCATCAAGCTGCTGCAGGAGGAGATCGCGGCGCTCGTCAACGAGGCCAACAACCGCAGTCTCTACGTGCTGACGATCGTCACGGTGCTGGCGCTGCCGATCAATATCATCGCCGGCCTCCTGGGCATGAACGTGGGCGGGGTGCCGCTGGCGGGCGATGCCGGCGGCTTCTGGATCATCGCGGGGATCGTGGCCGTGTTCACGGCCGTGGCGGGCTGGGTGGTGGTGCGCAAGCGGCGGGAGTTGGAATGA
- the ybeY gene encoding rRNA maturation RNase YbeY produces the protein MSEKNKLTLSVQYADSRLQETITRPTLRKWVKAALFAPAELTIRFVDAAEGQELNREYRGKDYATNVLTFAYNEGEEIAEDEPTRADIILCTDVLQREAAEQSKTVEEHTAHLVVHGVLHAQGYDHEEDDEADEMEGIETEILQGLGYADPYAAEK, from the coding sequence ATGTCCGAAAAAAATAAGCTGACCCTGTCGGTGCAGTATGCCGACTCCCGCCTGCAGGAAACCATCACCCGCCCCACCCTGCGCAAATGGGTCAAGGCCGCGCTGTTCGCCCCGGCCGAACTGACGATCCGCTTCGTCGACGCGGCCGAGGGCCAGGAGCTGAACCGCGAATACCGCGGCAAGGACTACGCCACCAACGTACTGACGTTCGCCTACAACGAAGGCGAGGAGATCGCCGAGGATGAGCCGACGCGCGCCGACATCATCCTCTGCACCGACGTGCTGCAGCGCGAGGCGGCCGAGCAGTCCAAGACGGTCGAGGAGCACACGGCGCACCTGGTCGTGCATGGCGTGCTGCATGCGCAGGGCTATGACCACGAAGAGGACGACGAGGCGGACGAGATGGAAGGGATCGAGACCGAGATCCTGCAGGGGCTCGGCTATGCCGATCCTTACGCCGCGGAGAAATAG
- a CDS encoding PhoH family protein — protein sequence MKTKTPVQPHYFTPEPLDNTRLANLCGPLDENLRQISAALDVTIFRRGEKFIVSGTNAERAVQILEKFYAVADKVVPVEEVQLGLVEQRTSQATPADGDDDEEPPFHDPEISSPALKTRRSDLRGRTPHQIRYLRNILEHDISFGIGPAGTGKTYLAVACAVDALERDAVKRIILTRPAVEAGERLGFLPGDLAQKVDPYLRPLYDALYDLLGFDRTMKMFEKQVIEIAPLAYMRGRTLNHAFVILDEAQNTTVEQMKMFLTRIGFGSKAVVTGDVTQVDLAKHQKSGLVDAVQVLRDVRGIAFSQFSSEDVVRHPLVARIVDAYDTAHQSTADIAPLLKPVKSPARNVRKK from the coding sequence TTGAAAACGAAAACGCCAGTCCAGCCCCATTATTTCACACCCGAACCGCTCGACAACACGCGGCTGGCCAACCTGTGCGGTCCGCTCGACGAGAACCTGCGCCAGATCTCGGCGGCCCTCGATGTGACGATCTTCCGCCGTGGCGAAAAGTTCATCGTCAGCGGTACCAATGCCGAGCGCGCCGTCCAGATCCTGGAAAAATTCTATGCGGTGGCCGACAAGGTCGTGCCGGTCGAGGAAGTGCAGCTGGGCCTGGTCGAACAGCGCACCAGCCAGGCCACCCCTGCCGACGGCGACGATGACGAGGAACCGCCGTTCCACGATCCCGAGATCAGCAGCCCGGCACTGAAGACGCGCCGCAGCGACCTGCGCGGCCGCACGCCGCACCAGATCCGCTACCTGCGCAATATCCTGGAGCACGACATCAGCTTCGGCATCGGCCCGGCCGGTACCGGCAAGACCTACCTGGCCGTGGCTTGCGCCGTCGACGCGCTCGAGCGCGACGCCGTCAAGCGCATCATCCTGACGCGTCCCGCGGTGGAAGCGGGCGAACGCCTGGGCTTCCTGCCGGGCGACCTGGCGCAGAAGGTCGATCCCTACCTGCGCCCGCTGTACGACGCGCTGTACGACCTGCTGGGCTTCGATCGCACGATGAAGATGTTCGAGAAGCAGGTCATCGAGATCGCGCCGCTGGCCTATATGCGCGGGCGCACGTTGAACCACGCCTTCGTCATCCTGGACGAGGCGCAGAACACGACCGTCGAGCAGATGAAGATGTTCCTGACCCGGATCGGCTTCGGCAGCAAGGCCGTCGTCACGGGCGACGTCACCCAGGTCGACCTGGCCAAGCACCAGAAGAGCGGCCTGGTGGACGCCGTGCAGGTGCTGCGCGACGTGCGCGGCATCGCGTTTTCCCAGTTCTCCAGCGAAGACGTCGTGCGCCACCCGCTGGTCGCGCGCATCGTCGACGCCTACGATACGGCCCACCAGAGCACGGCCGATATCGCCCCCTTGCTGAAACCCGTGAAGAGCCCCGCCCGTAATGTCCGAAAAAAATAA
- the miaB gene encoding tRNA (N6-isopentenyl adenosine(37)-C2)-methylthiotransferase MiaB, whose protein sequence is MQKKVFIKTFGCQMNEYDSDKMADLLGATDGLVRTESPEDADVILLNTCSVREKAQEKVFSDLGTFKKLKQANPDLLIGVGGCVASQEGDAIVKRAPHVDMVFGPQTLHRLPQMIELRRHSGKPQVDISFPEIEKFDHLPPARVEGAFAYVSIMEGCSKYCSYCVVPYTRGEEVSRRFDDVLTEVAGLAAQGVKEVMLLGQNVNAFRGEMEDGAQADFALLIEYVAAIPGIERIRFVTSHPKEFTQRLVDCYARIPQLADHLYLPAQHGSDRILGAMKRGYTALEYKSIIRKVKAVRPDITIASDFIVGFPGETDEDFEAMMKLIQDVDFDNSFSFIFSKRPGTPAASLADDTPHEVKLARLQRLQALVDANTRRHSEAMVGRTLRVLVEGPSKNGGSELTGRAGNTRTVLFDGGDAPERFHGKMVDIRITESLAYSLRGELAGPAIA, encoded by the coding sequence ATGCAGAAAAAAGTATTTATCAAGACCTTCGGTTGCCAGATGAACGAGTACGACTCGGACAAGATGGCCGACCTGTTGGGTGCGACCGACGGCCTGGTGCGCACCGAATCCCCGGAAGACGCGGATGTCATCCTCCTCAACACCTGCTCGGTGCGTGAAAAGGCGCAGGAAAAGGTGTTTTCCGACCTGGGCACGTTCAAGAAGCTGAAGCAGGCCAATCCCGACCTGCTGATCGGCGTGGGCGGCTGCGTGGCGTCGCAGGAGGGCGATGCCATCGTCAAGCGTGCGCCGCACGTTGACATGGTGTTCGGTCCGCAGACCCTGCACCGCCTGCCGCAGATGATCGAGCTGCGCCGCCACAGCGGCAAGCCGCAGGTCGACATCAGCTTCCCCGAAATCGAGAAATTCGACCACCTGCCACCGGCCCGCGTCGAAGGCGCGTTCGCCTACGTGTCGATCATGGAAGGCTGCAGCAAGTACTGCAGCTACTGCGTGGTGCCATACACGCGCGGCGAGGAGGTGTCGCGCCGCTTCGACGACGTGCTGACGGAAGTGGCCGGGCTGGCCGCGCAAGGCGTCAAGGAAGTGATGCTGCTGGGCCAGAACGTGAACGCCTTCCGCGGCGAGATGGAGGACGGCGCTCAAGCGGACTTCGCCCTGCTGATCGAATACGTGGCGGCCATTCCCGGCATCGAGCGCATCCGCTTCGTCACCAGCCATCCGAAGGAATTCACCCAGCGCCTGGTGGACTGCTACGCGCGCATTCCACAGCTGGCGGACCACCTGTACCTGCCGGCGCAGCACGGCTCCGACCGGATCCTGGGCGCGATGAAGCGCGGCTATACGGCACTGGAATACAAGTCCATCATCCGCAAGGTCAAGGCCGTGCGGCCGGACATCACGATCGCCTCCGACTTCATCGTCGGCTTCCCGGGCGAGACGGACGAGGACTTCGAAGCGATGATGAAGCTGATCCAGGACGTCGACTTCGACAACAGCTTCAGTTTCATCTTCAGCAAGCGCCCCGGCACGCCGGCCGCCAGCCTGGCCGACGACACGCCGCACGAGGTCAAGCTGGCCCGCCTGCAGCGCCTGCAGGCGCTGGTGGACGCCAACACGCGCCGCCACAGCGAAGCCATGGTGGGCCGTACCCTGCGCGTGCTGGTCGAGGGCCCGTCGAAGAACGGCGGCAGCGAACTGACGGGCCGCGCCGGCAATACCCGTACGGTGCTGTTCGACGGTGGCGACGCGCCCGAGCGGTTCCATGGCAAGATGGTCGACATCCGCATCACGGAAAGCCTGGCCTATTCGCTGCGCGGCGAGCTGGCCGGCCCAGCCATTGCATAA
- a CDS encoding acyltransferase has protein sequence MKIEKIEPGAGLPSSETAAPRKKSFSALNWLRFLAALYIVLFHTLKIYPSIQHTWFKAALSLGNMATSVFFVLSGFLLTYAYVVQKNGRKVDRRSFMIARFSSLYPLHIAGLLLSLIPISLMLVTKGGVTVPTEVSGTAVRMLGHGEFIAGLLMNILLLNAWNPFYMSFNYPSWSLSALGCYYLLFPVIAPKIYRMKNPIMGLVVLAVLFAIPGAVADLLGRTDVFTDGLLHRNPIVRFPLFVAGIMLCVHYSRSTVMGTPRQVALLGAVVLATVVFGIWLQYHEVHLHLIKNGMYYPASLAVIWLCVCLRPTQNARVRYWGERLGAASLPIFLLHGPTFQMFLPVEKVVMGIVNSPDWRVSSIIAAGRDVEPSVAFFWVYLIGLIVLCVYVQERLVAPLQVWIRNRFAARKAPEPVVAESRSGTA, from the coding sequence ATGAAAATCGAAAAAATCGAGCCTGGAGCGGGCCTGCCGAGCAGCGAGACCGCCGCGCCCAGGAAGAAAAGCTTCTCGGCGTTGAACTGGCTGCGCTTCCTGGCAGCGTTGTACATCGTGCTGTTCCATACGCTGAAGATCTACCCGTCCATCCAGCATACCTGGTTCAAGGCCGCGCTCAGCCTGGGCAACATGGCCACCAGCGTGTTCTTCGTCCTGTCCGGCTTCCTGCTGACCTACGCCTACGTGGTCCAGAAAAACGGCCGCAAAGTGGACCGGCGCAGCTTCATGATCGCCCGCTTCTCCAGCCTGTATCCGCTGCATATCGCCGGCTTGCTGTTGTCGCTGATACCGATTTCGCTGATGCTCGTCACCAAGGGCGGCGTCACCGTGCCAACCGAGGTGTCCGGCACGGCGGTGCGCATGCTGGGGCATGGCGAGTTCATTGCGGGGTTGTTGATGAACATCCTGCTGCTCAACGCCTGGAACCCGTTTTACATGTCGTTCAACTACCCCTCCTGGTCGCTGTCGGCGCTGGGGTGCTATTACCTGCTGTTCCCCGTCATCGCGCCGAAGATCTACCGGATGAAGAACCCGATCATGGGCCTGGTCGTGCTGGCGGTGCTGTTCGCGATCCCCGGCGCCGTGGCGGACCTGCTGGGCCGGACGGACGTGTTCACGGACGGCCTGCTGCACCGTAATCCGATCGTGCGCTTCCCCCTGTTCGTGGCCGGCATCATGCTGTGCGTGCACTATTCGCGCAGCACGGTCATGGGCACGCCGCGGCAGGTCGCCCTGCTCGGCGCCGTCGTGCTGGCCACCGTGGTCTTCGGCATCTGGCTGCAGTATCACGAAGTTCACCTGCACCTGATCAAGAACGGCATGTACTACCCGGCCAGCCTTGCCGTGATCTGGCTGTGCGTGTGCCTGAGGCCCACGCAGAACGCGCGCGTACGCTACTGGGGCGAGCGCCTGGGCGCGGCGTCGCTGCCGATCTTCCTGTTGCACGGCCCGACGTTCCAGATGTTCCTGCCGGTCGAGAAAGTCGTCATGGGGATCGTCAACAGCCCCGACTGGCGGGTCTCGTCCATCATCGCGGCCGGCCGCGACGTCGAGCCTTCCGTTGCTTTCTTCTGGGTCTACCTGATCGGCCTGATCGTGCTGTGCGTCTACGTGCAGGAACGCCTGGTGGCCCCGCTGCAGGTATGGATCCGCAACCGCTTTGCCGCGCGCAAGGCGCCGGAACCGGTCGTGGCGGAAAGCCGCAGCGGCACCGCCTGA